The nucleotide sequence GGTTTTGTCGTATCTACACTAAAATAAAAATCTGGCAGAGGTTGACAGTATCGCCAGAAAACGGTATCAACGGGAGAAATTTGCGCTGCCCCTGCATGGTGAGCGGCAAGCCGCTTTCAGGGAGAAAGGATCTGACCGATGATTAGAGCTGTAGAGGGGGATACCGTCAAGGTTCACTATGTCGGAAAACTGACCGACGGTACCATCTTTGATAAATCCCCCGAAGACCGTCCGCTACTCTTCCAGATTGGCAAAGGCGAAGTCATCGCCGGGTTTGAACGTGGCGTGTGCGACATGTTTCAGGGCGAAAAAAAGACTCTTGCCATCCCTCCGGAAGAGGCCTACGGGGTGCATAAGTCCGCGCTGGTCGAGGAAGTGGATCGCGCCCTTATCCCTGCCGAAGTCACGTTGCTGGTCGGGCATCAGCTCGAAGTGACGCCGGAAGAAGGGCACCCTTTTCTGGTTCTGATTACCGGTTTGTCAGATGAAACCGTGACGATTGACGGCAACCACCCCCTGGCGGGGAAAGATTTGCACTTTGACGTTGAATTACTGGAAGTCCGCAAAAAACCGCTCAACTGAGGCACATAGCGGGTTCCACCCGGCTATCCTCGACAGGTTGTCGTGACATGCTAAAGACGCTTTCTTACCTTCGTGGTCTGTTTGCCGGACTGCTGCTGGTCCTCAATACTGCTGTGATCTGCGTGCCGTTATTTTTCTTCGCCTTGCTCAAGCTGCTGATTCCACTGCACAGCTGGCGCACCGCTTGCAATCATGTCCTTGACACCATTCAGTGCGCCTGGATCAGCGGCAACCGCCTGTGGCTGCGCGGCCCCGAAAAGGTCAGCTATCATGGAGCGCCCCTGTGCAAGGATCGCTGGTGCCTGGTGACCTGCAATCATCAGGCGTGGGCGGACATCTTTATTGTCCAGTCGTTGCTCAACCGACAGCTGCCACAGATGAAGTTTTTTCTCAAACAGGAACTGCTCTGGGTGCCGGTAGTCGGGCTGTGCTGGTGGGCGCTCGATTTCCCTTTCATGAAACGTTACAACCGGGAACAGCTGAAAAAAAATCCGAAAAAACTCGGCAAAGATCTGGAAACTGCCCACAACGCCTGCCGTAAATTTCGCGACCGACCGGTAGCGATCTTCAATTTTATGGAGGGCACCCGCTTCACCGCAGAAAAGCATCAGCAACAAAACTCCCCCTTCACACACCTGCTCAAGCCGAAGGTGGCCGGCACCGGACTGGTGCTTGACGTGATGGGGAAAGAACTCCATTCCCTGGTGGACTTGACGATCCACTACCAGGGGAAAGTGCCGGGGATGCTGGCTCTGCTGCGCGGCGATTACGGTCAGGTCAGCGTACACATTAATCAGCGGGAGATTCCGCCGGAGCTGCGCGGACGTAACTACGGCAGTGACAAGGAGTTTCGCGGTCTGCTCCAGAGCTGGATCTACCAGCTGTGGGAAGAGAAAGATCGGACGCTGGAAAAGTTTTCCTCCGGGGAGACCGCTTTACAATCCACGGCGGGGTGACTATACTGACCTCTGTCAGCGGTGCCTTTCATCGATCATTCCCTTGAGCTATTTCTTTCCTGAAGGAGCCATCACGCCATGTTGAAACGCCTGTCCATGTTAGTGCTCGCCGTCCTCGTTATCTTGCCCGCCCTTGGCGGCTGCGGTTACAATCAGATCCAGAAGAACGAGGAGGGTGTTTTTGCGGCCTGGGCCAATGTTGAAGCGACCTACCAGCGCCGCGCTGACCTGATTCCCAATCTGGTCGAAACGGTCAAGGGGTATGCCGCGCACGAGCAGGAGACGTTGCAATCGGTTACCACGGCGCGCGCCAGTGTCGGTCAAACCCAGATCAATCCGGGTGACCTTTCCGATCCGGCGAAGATGCAGCAGTTTCAGCAGGCGCAAGGCGCTCTTTCCGGAGCCCTCTCGCGGCTATTGGTGGTGGCCGAGCGCTACCCCGACCTGAAAGCCAACCAGAATTTCCTCGATCTGCAACACCAGCTTGAAGGGACTGAAAACCGGATCAACGTTGCTCGCCAGCGCTACAACCAGGCGGTGCAAACCTTTAACAGTTTCATCCGCTCCTTTCCCAACAACCTGACCAATAATTTCCTGCTCCATCTGGAACGCAAGGAACCGTTCAAGGCGACGGCAGGGGCCGAAACAGCGCCTGCGGTGAAGTTTTAAATGGAGCTGCGTCGTTTCACCCGAAACGCGCTGTTGTCAGCTGGCCTCTTCCTGCTCGTGCCGCTCGCGGCGGTGGCCCTTGATGTACCGCCGCATAGCGGCTATGTGAACGACCTTGCAGAGCTGATTTCTCCAGCAACGGAGCTGAAGATTGAGCGTTTTCTGCGCACTTTCGAGGCAAGTGACTCGACCCAACTGGTGGTGCTGACGATTCCATCCCTCGAAGGTGAAGCGCTGTATGAATACAGTCTGCGCGTTGCCGAGAAGTGGCAGATCGGACAAAAGGATAAAGATAACGGTGCCTTGCTGCTGATTGCCAAGGCCGAGCGCCAGCTACGGATCGAGGTCGGCTATGGACTCGAAGGAAAGCTTACCGACCTGCTCGCCGGACGCATCGTTGATCTGGAAATCACCCCTTACTTCAAGGCCGGAGATTTTGAGAGTGGTGTCATCGCCGGGGTGACGAGTATGGCCGAAGCGGTGCGCGGTGAATACCAGGGGAGCGGAAAAGCGGCGCAGAAGAAAAAACGCAACCCGTGGGGGACATTGGCTCTGCTCCTCTTTCTCGGGCCCGGTTTGCTGTTGCTTGGCGGCGGGCGAGGCGGACGGCGGGGACGTCACAGCGGCGTGTGGATGGGTGGTGGTTTCGGTGGCGGCGGCTTTGGCGGCGGCTTTGGCGGCGGTGGTGGTTTCAGCGGCGGTGGCGGCGGGTTCGGCGGCGGCGGTGCCTCCGGCGGCTGGTGAGAACATCGGTCGGAAAGATCCTCTTGCATTTGCAACCGACGAACCACAAGGACAAAGGTTTCGTATCATGACAGCAAAAGATTTCTTCACCCGCGCAGAACAAGAACGGATCGAGACGACTGTCCAGCGAGTCGAGAAACGGACCAGTGGCGAAATTGTGCCGCTGGTGGTCGCTGAATCCTACACCTACCCGCGCGCCGAAATTCTTGGCGCGGGACTCTTTTCACTAGCGACCGCGGTCACCCTCAGTTGGGCTTTTTTGGGTGAATCGCTCTGGCATTTCCTGTGGCTCTTTGCCCTTGGCTATTTCCCCTTCAAAGGGCTGATCCGTCACCTCCCGGCACTGCGTCGTCGCCTTGTTCTTCCGCAGGAAATCAGCGCGGAAGTCGAAGAAATGGCGGCAATTGCTTTTCTTGAACATGGCCTCCATCGCACCCGCGATGAAACCGGTATCCTCATCCTTGTTTCCCTGTTTGAACGTCGCGTTCAGGTTCTGGCGGATCGCGGCATCAACGCTGTGGTTCCGGCTCACGCCTGGGACGGGATCGTGCAGACCATCGTTGCCGGCATTCATCGCGGGGAAACGTGCGCGGCGCTCTGTGCCGCGATTGAAACGTGCGGCGACCTTCTTGCCGAACATTTTCCGATCAAAACAGACGACACTGACGAATTACCTAATTTGATTATCCGCTAAACGATATTTTATCTTTCACCTGCGGAGAAAACATGCACCTTGTTGTGCTCCATGGCTGGCAGAAAGATGATGGTGAAACGATCACCTCGCTTTTCGCGACAGACACTCAACGTGGTGTCGGCACAAAAGTCAACGCTGCCGCGTTAATACAGTAGCGTTTTCCGGTTGGTGCCGGTCCGTCACCGAAGACATGACCG is from Desulfuromonadaceae bacterium and encodes:
- a CDS encoding FKBP-type peptidyl-prolyl cis-trans isomerase, which codes for MIRAVEGDTVKVHYVGKLTDGTIFDKSPEDRPLLFQIGKGEVIAGFERGVCDMFQGEKKTLAIPPEEAYGVHKSALVEEVDRALIPAEVTLLVGHQLEVTPEEGHPFLVLITGLSDETVTIDGNHPLAGKDLHFDVELLEVRKKPLN
- a CDS encoding acyltransferase, which produces MLKTLSYLRGLFAGLLLVLNTAVICVPLFFFALLKLLIPLHSWRTACNHVLDTIQCAWISGNRLWLRGPEKVSYHGAPLCKDRWCLVTCNHQAWADIFIVQSLLNRQLPQMKFFLKQELLWVPVVGLCWWALDFPFMKRYNREQLKKNPKKLGKDLETAHNACRKFRDRPVAIFNFMEGTRFTAEKHQQQNSPFTHLLKPKVAGTGLVLDVMGKELHSLVDLTIHYQGKVPGMLALLRGDYGQVSVHINQREIPPELRGRNYGSDKEFRGLLQSWIYQLWEEKDRTLEKFSSGETALQSTAG
- a CDS encoding TPM domain-containing protein, coding for MELRRFTRNALLSAGLFLLVPLAAVALDVPPHSGYVNDLAELISPATELKIERFLRTFEASDSTQLVVLTIPSLEGEALYEYSLRVAEKWQIGQKDKDNGALLLIAKAERQLRIEVGYGLEGKLTDLLAGRIVDLEITPYFKAGDFESGVIAGVTSMAEAVRGEYQGSGKAAQKKKRNPWGTLALLLFLGPGLLLLGGGRGGRRGRHSGVWMGGGFGGGGFGGGFGGGGGFSGGGGGFGGGGASGGW
- a CDS encoding TPM domain-containing protein, giving the protein MTAKDFFTRAEQERIETTVQRVEKRTSGEIVPLVVAESYTYPRAEILGAGLFSLATAVTLSWAFLGESLWHFLWLFALGYFPFKGLIRHLPALRRRLVLPQEISAEVEEMAAIAFLEHGLHRTRDETGILILVSLFERRVQVLADRGINAVVPAHAWDGIVQTIVAGIHRGETCAALCAAIETCGDLLAEHFPIKTDDTDELPNLIIR
- a CDS encoding LemA family protein, translated to MKRLSMLVLAVLVILPALGGCGYNQIQKNEEGVFAAWANVEATYQRRADLIPNLVETVKGYAAHEQETLQSVTTARASVGQTQINPGDLSDPAKMQQFQQAQGALSGALSRLLVVAERYPDLKANQNFLDLQHQLEGTENRINVARQRYNQAVQTFNSFIRSFPNNLTNNFLLHLERKEPFKATAGAETAPAVKF